The following are from one region of the Mustela lutreola isolate mMusLut2 chromosome 9, mMusLut2.pri, whole genome shotgun sequence genome:
- the LOC131807752 gene encoding RNA-binding protein 12 isoform X1, translating into MAVVIRLQGLPIVAGTMDIRHFFSGLTIPDGGVHIVGGELGEAFIVFATDEDARLGMMRTGGTIKGSKVTLLLSSKTEMQNMIELSRRRFETANLDIPPANASRSGPPPSSGMSGRVNLPTTVPNFNNPSPSVVTAATSVHESNKNIQTFSTASIGSAPPNMGASFGSPTFSSTIPSTASPMNTVPPPPIPPIPAMPSLPPMPSIPPIPVPPPVPTLPPVPPVPPIPPVPSVPPMTPLPPMSGMPPLNPPPVAPLPAGMNGSGAPMNLNNNLNPVFLGPLNPVNPIQMNSQSSVKPLPINPDDLYVSVHGMPFSAMENDVRDFFHGLRVDAVHLLKDHVGRNNGNGLVKFLSPQDTFEALKRNRMLMIQRYVEVSPATERQWVAAGGHITFKQSIGPSGQTHPPPQTLPRSKSPSGQKRSRSRSPHEAGFCVYLKGLPFEAENKHVIDFFKKLDIVEDSIYIAYGPNGKATGEGFVEFRNEADYKAALCRHKQYMGNRFIQVHPITKKGMLEKIDMIRKRLQNFSYDQREMMLNPDPEGDVSSAKVCAHITNIPFSITKMDVLQFLEGIPVDENAVHVLVDNNGQGLGQALVQFKNEDDARKSERLHRKKLNGREAFVHVVTLEDMREIEKNPPAQGKKGLKMPVPGNPTVPGMPSVGMPSTGVPSAGMPSAGMPGAGIPSAGMPGAGMPGAGMPGAGVPSAGVPGAGVPSAGVPGAGVPGAGVPGAGMPGAGGEEHAFLTVGSKEANNGPPFNFPGNFGGSNAFGPPLPPPGLGGAFGDARPAMPSVGNSGLPGLGLDVPGFGGGPNNLSGPGFGGGPQNFGNGPGSLGGPPGFGSGPPGLGSAPGHLSGPPAFGPGPGPGPGPIHIGGPPGFGSSSGKPGPTVIKVQNMPFTVSIDEILDFFYGYQVIPGSVCLKYNEKGMPTGEAMVAFESRDEATAAVIDLNDRPIGSRKVKLVLG; encoded by the coding sequence ATGGCTGTGGTCATCCGTTTGCAAGGTCTCCCAATTGTGGCGGGGACCATGGACATTCGCCACTTCTTCTCTGGATTGACCATCCCTGATGGGGGCGTGCATATTGTAGGGGGTGAACTGGGTGAGGCTTTCATCGTTTTTGCCACTGATGAAGATGCAAGGCTTGGTATGATGCGCACAGGTGGTACAATTAAAGGGTCAAAAGTAACACTTTTGTTGAGTAGTAAAACGGAAATGCAGAATATGATTGAACTGAGTCGTAGGCGTTTTGAAACTGCCAACTTAGATATACCACCAGCAAATGCTAGTAGATCAGGACCGCCGCCTAGCTCAGGAATGAGTGGCAGGGTAAACTTGCCTACAACAGTACCTAACTTTAATAATCCTTCACCCAGTGTAGTTACTGCCGCCACATCTGTTCATGAAAGCAACAAAAATATACAGACATTTTCCACAGCCAGCATAGGATCGGCTCCTCCAAATATGGGGGCTTCTTTTGGGAGCCCAACGTTTAGCTCAACCATTCCGAGCACAGCGTCTCCAATGAACACAGTCCCACCACCACCAATTCCTCCAATCCCAGCGATGCCATCTTTGCCACCAATGCCGTCCATTCCCCCAATACCAGTTCCTCCTCCAGTACCTACATTGCCTCCAGTGCCTCCTGTGCCCCCAATTCCCCCAGTCCCTTCTGTGCCACCCATGACCCCACTGCCACCCATGTCTGGCATGCCACCCTTGAACCCGCCACCTGTGGCACCTCTGCCTGCTGGAATGAATGGCTCTGGAGCACCTATGAATCTGAACAATAACCTGAACCCTGTGTTTCTGGGTCCACTGAATCCTGTTAACCCTATCCAGATGAACTCTCAAAGCAGTGTGAAACCACTTCCCATCAACCCCGATGATCTATATGTCAGTGTGCATGGAATGCCCTTTTCTGCAATGGAAAATGATGTCAGAGATTTTTTCCATGGGCTCCGTGTTGATGCAGTGCATTTGTTGAAAGATCATGTAGGTCGAAATAATGGGAATGGATTGGTTAAGTTTCTCTCCCCTCAAGATACATTTGAAGCTTTGAAACGAAACAGAATGCTGATGATTCAACGCTATGTGGAAGTTAGTCCTGCCACAGAGAGACAGTGGGTAGCTGCTGGAGGCCATATCACTTTTAAGCAAAGTATAGGACCTTCTGGACAAACCCATCCCCCTCCTCAGACACTTCCCAGGTCAAAATCGCCCAGTGGGCAGAAAAGGTCAAGGTCAAGATCACCACATGAGGCTGGTTTTTGTGTTTACTTGAAAGGGCTACCATTTGAAGCGGAAAACAAAcatgtcattgatttttttaaaaagttggataTTGTGGAAGATAGTATTTATATTGCTTATGGACCCAATGGGAAAGCAACTGGTGAAGGCTTCGTAGAATTCAGGAATGAGGCTGACTATAAGGCTGCTCTGTGTCGTCATAAACAATACATGGGCAATCGCTTTATTCAAGTTCATCCAATTACTAAGAAAGGTATGCTAGAAAAGATAGATATGATTCGTAAAAGACTGCAGAACTTCAGCTATGACCAGAGGGAAATGATGTTAAATCCGGATCCGGAGGGGGATGTCAGCTCTGCCAAAGTCTGTGCTCACATAACAAATATTCCATTCAGCATTACCAAGATGGATGTTCTTCAGTTCCTAGAAGGAATCCCAGTGGATGAAAATGCTGTACATGTTCTTGTTGATAACAATGGGCAAGGTCTAGGACAGGCATTGGTtcagtttaaaaatgaagatgatgCACGTAAGTCTGAACGCTTACACCGTAAAAAACTTAATGGGAGAGAAGCTTTTGTTCATGTAGTTACTCTAGAAGATATGAGAGAGATTGAAAAAAATCCCCCTGCCCAAGGAAAAAAAGGGTTAAAGATGCCTGTGCCAGGTAATCCTACAGTTCCAGGAATGCCCAGTGTGGGAATGCCCAGTACGGGAGTGCCCAGTGCGGGAATGCCCAGTGCAGGAATGCCCGGTGCGGGCATCCCCAGTGCGGGAATGCCTGGTGCGGGAATGCCCGGTGCGGGAATGCCTGGCGCAGGCGTGCCCAGCGCAGGCGTGCCCGGCGCCGGTGTGCCCAGTGCAGGAGTGCCCGGTGCAGGAGTGCCCGGTGCAGGAGTGCCTGGTGCAGGAATGCCTGGTGCAGGAGGTGAAGAGCATGCCTTCCTGACTGTAGGATCTAAGGAGGCCAACAATGGGCCTCCATTTAACTTTCCTGGTAATTTTGGTGGGTCCAATGCCTTTGGGCCACCACTCCCTCCTCCAGGATTAGGAGGAGCCTTTGGTGATGCTAGGCCTGCTATGCCTTCAGTTGGAAATAGTGGTTTGCCTGGTCTAGGACTGGATGTTCCAGGGTTTGGAGGTGGACCAAATAATTTAAGTGGGCCAGGATTTGGAGGAGGCCCTCAGAATTTTGGAAATGGCCCTGGTAGTTTAGGTGGCCCCCCGGGCTTTGGAAGTGGCCCTCCTGGTCTTGGAAGTGCCCCTGGGCATTTGAGTGGGCCACCAGCCtttgggcctgggcctgggcctggccctggCCCAATTCACATTGGTGGTCCCCCTGGCTTTGGATCTAGTTCTGGAAAACCAGGACCAACAGTAATTAAAGTTCAGAATATGCCCTTCACTGTGTCTATTGATgagattttagatttcttttatgGCTATCAAGTGATCCCAGGCTCAGTGtgtttaaaatacaatgaaaaaggtATGCCCACAGGCGAAGCCATGGTGGCCTTCGAATCTCGGGATGAAGCCACAGCTGCTGTCATTGACTTAAATGACAGACCTATAGGTTCAAGGAAAGTAAAACTTGTCTTAGGGTAG